Proteins co-encoded in one Myxococcaceae bacterium JPH2 genomic window:
- a CDS encoding GNAT family N-acetyltransferase yields the protein MSSMSIHTRELSPELWPALEQLFGKSGACQGCWCMFWRLEKGERFSDVKGAPARERLKSLVERGEARGVLAFAGEVPVGWVTLGARRDFPRLDRAPSLRCDDADSVSSVPCFFVHKDWRGQGVATLLLQAAEDILRREGARFLEAYPVKPPAQGRASASAVYTGTLPLFLRQGYALVAEKPTGKQRVRKLLKAAARPARKKPGGD from the coding sequence ATGTCTTCGATGTCGATTCACACAAGAGAACTGTCCCCGGAGCTGTGGCCCGCGCTGGAGCAATTGTTCGGGAAGAGCGGCGCGTGTCAGGGCTGCTGGTGCATGTTCTGGCGCTTGGAGAAGGGAGAGCGCTTCTCCGACGTGAAGGGGGCTCCCGCGCGCGAACGGCTGAAGTCCTTGGTGGAGCGAGGCGAGGCTCGGGGTGTGCTCGCGTTCGCGGGCGAGGTGCCCGTGGGATGGGTGACGCTGGGGGCGCGTCGAGACTTCCCTCGACTGGACCGTGCGCCGAGTCTTCGCTGCGATGACGCGGACTCGGTGTCCTCGGTGCCGTGCTTCTTCGTGCACAAGGACTGGCGAGGGCAGGGCGTGGCCACGCTCCTGCTGCAAGCGGCCGAGGACATCCTGCGCCGCGAGGGCGCGCGATTCCTCGAGGCCTATCCCGTGAAGCCACCCGCGCAAGGCCGGGCCTCGGCGAGCGCTGTCTACACAGGCACGCTGCCGCTCTTCCTTCGACAGGGCTACGCGCTGGTGGCCGAGAAGCCCACGGGCAAGCAGCGCGTTCGCAAGCTGCTGAAGGCCGCCGCGCGCCCGGCTCGGAAGAAACCGGGCGGCGACTGA